A stretch of Plesiomonas shigelloides DNA encodes these proteins:
- the hybE gene encoding hydrogenase-2 assembly chaperone, which produces MNLDTLLRQEAQAFGLSDIDLNQELGLFPDVAPVTPAPTPAREWLGFATNPAALLEQTFSEIAQGEMQTLPFFRAQVPVRALGFQCYEGQWVGVMLTPWMLSILVLPGSDQVWDSRPLGERLGLRLPFGNAVFHVSEIEAIGQYLSCSLMSPLDPAMSAEQALQLATDVSRQVLAIPVTDVDAPQNLSRRALLSGRRYAAEPQPQSVSK; this is translated from the coding sequence ATGAACCTCGACACCTTGCTGCGCCAAGAAGCGCAAGCGTTCGGACTCAGTGATATCGATTTGAATCAAGAACTGGGTTTGTTTCCTGATGTAGCGCCAGTGACTCCAGCGCCAACTCCTGCACGTGAGTGGCTGGGTTTTGCCACCAATCCGGCAGCGTTGTTGGAGCAGACGTTCAGCGAGATTGCACAAGGCGAGATGCAGACGCTGCCTTTTTTCCGCGCACAAGTGCCGGTTCGTGCGCTGGGTTTTCAGTGCTACGAAGGGCAGTGGGTTGGGGTCATGCTAACGCCTTGGATGCTGAGCATTCTGGTATTACCGGGGTCTGACCAAGTCTGGGATTCGCGCCCGCTGGGTGAACGTTTGGGCTTGCGTCTACCGTTTGGCAATGCGGTATTTCATGTCAGCGAAATTGAGGCTATCGGGCAGTATTTGTCCTGCTCGCTGATGTCGCCGCTGGATCCGGCTATGTCAGCCGAGCAAGCTCTGCAACTGGCAACGGATGTCTCCCGTCAGGTTTTAGCCATTCCGGTGACGGATGTGGATGCGCCACAGAATTTGTCGCGTCGCGCCTTGCTCAGTGGCCGTCGCTACGCCGCAGAGCCGCAGCCTCAGTCAGTAAGTAAGTAG
- a CDS encoding HypC/HybG/HupF family hydrogenase formation chaperone, with protein MCIGIPSRVLSVNGQLACVDSFGQQREVSLLLLDEPVNVGDYLLVQVGGFAASRMSAEDAEASLSAMQALLNGDLPDDLIADADLPSAMRYSEVSK; from the coding sequence ATGTGTATCGGTATTCCCAGCCGGGTGTTATCCGTGAATGGTCAACTGGCCTGTGTGGACAGTTTCGGCCAGCAGCGAGAAGTGAGCCTGCTGTTGCTGGATGAACCGGTCAACGTTGGTGATTACTTGTTGGTTCAAGTCGGCGGTTTTGCGGCGAGTCGCATGAGCGCCGAAGATGCTGAAGCGTCGCTGTCGGCGATGCAGGCGCTGTTAAATGGCGATTTGCCGGATGATTTGATTGCGGATGCCGATTTGCCTTCCGCCATGCGCTATTCGGAGGTGTCGAAATGA
- the hybC gene encoding hydrogenase 2 large subunit produces MSQRITIDPVTRIEGHLRIDCEIANGKVVKAWSSGTMWRGMEEIVQGRDPRDAWMIMQRICGVCTNIHAIGSVRAVESALNLNVPVNAQYIRNIILAASNIHDHVVHFYQLSALDWVDITSALQADPVKASQMLNGVSSWQLNSPQELTKVQNKIRALVDSGQLGIFANGYWGHPTMKLPPEVNLIAVAHYMQALEYQRDASRVVALLGGKSPHIQNLAVGGVANPINLDGIGVLNMERLMYLKTFIDRLNGFIEQVYMPDAAIIASFYPEWLQSGRGVTNYLSVPELPTDNQGGSFLLPGGYIKNGDMSTFRAIDSHKDQFLIDGIAESSKHAWYRDNEPLHPWQGKTRPNYTGWNEDGKYSWVKAPTFYGETVEVGPLANVLCMLAAGHEGTKQHMDTVLGLYQKLSGNTLTPQEMPSTMGRVLARAVRCAVMKDTLAHQWQALIDNIGRGDYVAYIKPNIPADTELRGVGFEEAPRGMLSHWIVIKNGKIANYQAVVPSTWNSGPRNQNDEPGPYEAALVGTPVADPEKPLEVVRTVHSFDPCMSCAVHIVDTRGQQVTEVKVL; encoded by the coding sequence ATGAGCCAGCGTATTACTATCGATCCGGTTACTCGGATTGAAGGCCACCTGCGTATTGACTGTGAAATTGCCAACGGCAAAGTGGTGAAAGCTTGGTCATCCGGCACCATGTGGCGTGGCATGGAAGAGATTGTGCAAGGCCGTGATCCGCGCGATGCGTGGATGATCATGCAGCGGATCTGCGGGGTGTGCACCAACATCCACGCGATTGGTTCGGTGCGAGCGGTGGAAAGTGCATTGAACTTGAATGTGCCAGTGAATGCCCAGTACATCCGCAACATTATTCTGGCGGCCAGTAACATTCATGACCACGTGGTGCACTTTTATCAGCTGTCGGCGCTGGATTGGGTGGATATCACCTCGGCGCTGCAAGCCGATCCGGTGAAGGCTTCACAAATGCTGAACGGCGTATCGAGCTGGCAGCTAAATAGCCCGCAAGAGCTGACCAAGGTACAGAACAAGATCCGCGCGCTGGTGGACAGTGGCCAGTTGGGGATTTTCGCCAACGGTTACTGGGGCCACCCAACCATGAAGTTGCCGCCAGAAGTTAACCTGATTGCGGTGGCGCACTACATGCAAGCGTTGGAATACCAGCGCGATGCGAGCCGCGTGGTGGCTTTGCTGGGTGGTAAGAGCCCGCATATCCAAAACTTGGCCGTAGGTGGTGTTGCCAACCCAATTAATCTGGATGGTATCGGCGTGCTGAACATGGAACGCCTGATGTACCTGAAGACCTTTATCGATCGCCTAAACGGTTTTATCGAGCAGGTCTACATGCCGGATGCGGCGATTATCGCCAGCTTCTACCCAGAATGGCTGCAATCGGGCCGTGGGGTGACCAACTATCTGTCAGTGCCAGAATTGCCGACCGATAACCAAGGCGGCAGTTTCCTGCTGCCGGGCGGTTACATTAAAAATGGCGACATGAGCACCTTCCGCGCCATTGATTCGCATAAAGATCAGTTCCTGATCGATGGGATCGCCGAAAGTAGCAAGCATGCTTGGTATCGCGATAACGAACCTCTGCACCCGTGGCAGGGCAAGACGCGGCCGAACTACACCGGCTGGAACGAAGACGGTAAATATTCGTGGGTGAAAGCGCCAACGTTCTACGGCGAAACCGTGGAAGTGGGGCCGCTGGCGAACGTGCTTTGTATGCTGGCTGCCGGTCACGAAGGCACCAAACAGCATATGGATACCGTGCTGGGTCTGTATCAGAAACTCAGTGGTAACACCCTGACGCCGCAAGAGATGCCATCCACTATGGGCCGCGTGTTGGCGCGTGCTGTACGCTGTGCGGTGATGAAAGACACGCTGGCGCACCAGTGGCAAGCGCTGATCGACAACATTGGTCGCGGTGATTACGTGGCCTATATCAAGCCTAACATCCCGGCTGATACTGAGCTGCGCGGTGTGGGTTTTGAGGAAGCGCCACGCGGCATGCTGTCGCACTGGATTGTGATTAAAAACGGCAAAATTGCTAATTATCAGGCGGTCGTACCTTCTACGTGGAACTCCGGTCCACGCAACCAAAATGACGAGCCGGGGCCGTATGAAGCGGCGCTGGTCGGCACACCGGTGGCAGATCCGGAAAAACCGCTGGAAGTGGTGCGCACGGTACACTCGTTTGACCCTTGCATGTCTTGTGCGGTACACATTGTGGATACCCGCGGTCAGCAAGTGACCGAAGTGAAGGTGCTGTGA
- the hybB gene encoding Ni/Fe-hydrogenase cytochrome b subunit codes for MAHADAKPLGGRLVSWPVLFFAPFAVLCGVIILKRLFLGLASVSGLNGGYPWGLWISFDLLIGTGFACGGWALAWAVYVFNRGEYHPLVRPALLASLFGYALGGLSITIDVGRYWNLPYFYIPGHFNVNSVLFETAACMTVYIGVLVLEFAPAVLERFGWKVQLKWLNKIMFAIIALGALLPTMHQSSMGSLMIAAGHKIHPLWQSYEMLPVFSLLTAFIMGFSIVVFEGSLVQAGLAGKGPNEKALFYRLTKVIDIFLILFIALRFAEIVINGKVNYLGQFDHYALLFWAEIALMIFPLLVFHWDTTRNDSRLLFLGALSMLLGSALWRLNYSLIAFNPGEGYHYFPTTEEILISVGFIAIEVCAYLLLIRILPVLPSLERVHQDYQASHDVRGKE; via the coding sequence ATGGCACACGCTGATGCTAAACCACTGGGTGGGCGTCTGGTCAGCTGGCCGGTGCTGTTCTTTGCCCCGTTTGCTGTTCTGTGTGGGGTAATTATCCTCAAGCGTCTGTTTTTGGGCTTAGCCTCCGTGTCTGGATTGAACGGCGGTTATCCGTGGGGCTTGTGGATCTCCTTTGACCTGTTGATCGGTACCGGCTTTGCCTGTGGCGGCTGGGCGCTGGCGTGGGCGGTGTATGTGTTTAACCGCGGGGAATATCACCCGTTGGTGCGACCGGCACTGCTGGCCAGTTTGTTCGGTTATGCCTTGGGTGGCCTGTCGATCACCATTGACGTGGGCCGTTACTGGAACCTGCCGTATTTCTACATCCCCGGTCACTTCAACGTGAACTCGGTGTTGTTTGAAACCGCTGCCTGTATGACGGTGTATATCGGGGTTCTGGTGTTGGAGTTCGCGCCTGCGGTGTTAGAGCGCTTTGGTTGGAAAGTGCAGCTGAAATGGCTGAACAAAATCATGTTTGCCATTATCGCACTCGGTGCGCTGCTGCCGACTATGCACCAGTCCTCCATGGGTTCATTGATGATTGCTGCCGGCCATAAGATCCATCCGCTATGGCAAAGCTATGAAATGCTGCCGGTGTTCTCACTGTTGACCGCCTTCATCATGGGTTTTTCCATCGTGGTGTTTGAAGGCTCATTGGTGCAGGCAGGCTTAGCGGGGAAAGGGCCGAATGAAAAGGCGCTGTTCTATCGCTTGACCAAAGTGATCGATATTTTCCTGATCCTGTTTATCGCGCTGCGGTTTGCGGAGATTGTCATCAACGGCAAAGTGAATTATCTCGGTCAGTTTGACCACTATGCGCTGCTGTTCTGGGCTGAAATTGCCCTGATGATTTTCCCGTTACTGGTGTTCCATTGGGATACCACCCGTAATGATTCCCGCCTGCTGTTTTTGGGCGCGCTTAGCATGCTGCTCGGTTCAGCGCTGTGGCGGTTGAATTATTCCCTGATCGCATTTAATCCGGGTGAGGGATACCACTATTTCCCAACCACGGAAGAAATTTTGATTTCGGTGGGCTTTATCGCCATTGAAGTGTGCGCCTACCTGTTGTTAATCCGTATTTTGCCAGTCCTGCCGTCACTTGAGCGTGTACACCAGGATTATCAGGCCAGCCATGATGTTCGAGGTAAAGAATGA
- the hybA gene encoding hydrogenase 2 operon protein HybA, with the protein MDRRNFLKLAAAGAVAGGLSPCAVARENLKPIPGSLGMLYDSTLCVGCQACVYKCQEVNHSELNPKGEQTWSNNDKLDAYTNNIIQVWSSGDGKHKDQVENGYAYIKKQCMHCVDPNCVSVCPVQALRKDPKTGIVHYDPSVCTGCRYCMIACPFSVPKFQYDDPLGQIHKCQLCNQNGVERLNQGLLPGCVEVCPAGAVIFGTREELLAEAKKRLAMKAGEMYAYPRQTVNSNDRYEKAIPHYQDHVYGEKEGGGTQVLTLAAVPYENLNLPKLDERSTGSRSETVQHTLYKGMVLPIAAFAGLAMLTRRSTKKSEHHDEHKTHHREETDKKDDDHGTR; encoded by the coding sequence GTGGATAGACGTAATTTCCTCAAGCTGGCTGCTGCGGGCGCGGTGGCTGGCGGGCTTTCCCCTTGTGCCGTGGCGCGGGAAAATCTTAAACCGATCCCCGGTTCACTGGGGATGCTGTATGACTCCACCTTGTGCGTGGGCTGTCAGGCCTGCGTGTACAAGTGTCAGGAGGTCAACCATTCTGAGCTGAACCCGAAAGGGGAACAGACGTGGTCGAACAATGACAAGCTCGATGCCTACACCAATAACATCATTCAGGTGTGGAGCAGCGGTGATGGTAAGCACAAAGACCAAGTCGAAAACGGCTATGCCTACATCAAAAAGCAGTGCATGCATTGTGTTGACCCGAACTGCGTATCGGTGTGTCCGGTGCAGGCGCTGCGTAAAGATCCGAAAACCGGCATTGTCCATTACGACCCGAGCGTGTGCACCGGTTGTCGTTATTGCATGATTGCCTGTCCGTTTAGTGTACCGAAATTCCAGTACGACGATCCGTTAGGCCAAATTCACAAGTGTCAGCTGTGCAACCAAAACGGCGTTGAGCGTTTGAATCAAGGTTTGCTGCCGGGCTGCGTGGAAGTGTGTCCGGCGGGCGCGGTGATCTTTGGTACCCGTGAAGAGCTGCTGGCGGAAGCTAAAAAGCGTTTGGCGATGAAAGCGGGCGAGATGTATGCCTATCCGCGCCAGACAGTGAACAGCAATGATCGCTATGAAAAAGCGATCCCGCATTACCAAGACCATGTCTACGGCGAAAAAGAAGGCGGTGGCACGCAGGTGCTGACGTTGGCCGCAGTGCCATACGAAAACCTGAACTTGCCGAAGCTCGATGAACGCTCCACCGGCTCTCGCTCTGAAACAGTACAACATACGTTGTACAAAGGGATGGTGTTGCCGATCGCCGCGTTTGCTGGTTTGGCCATGTTGACCCGCCGCAGTACCAAAAAATCCGAGCATCATGATGAGCATAAAACTCATCATCGCGAAGAAACCGATAAGAAGGATGATGATCATGGCACACGCTGA
- the hybO gene encoding hydrogenase 2 small subunit, protein MAMNNSFLDRLGVSRRDFMKLCTGLAASMGLSANAATKIAAAVSDPARPPVIWIGAQECTGCTESLLRATHPTLENLLLDTISLEYHEVLSAAFGHQVEENKHHAMEKYKGRYVLVVDGSIPLKDDGVYCMVAGKPIVQHIREAAENAAAVIAIGSCASWGGVPVTGGNPTGAVSLSEALGGKPVINIPGCPPNPQNFLATVVHLITFNSAPKLDAEGRPTFAYGRLIHEHCERRPHFDAGRFAKEFGDEGHRNGWCLYHLGCKGPETYGNCSTLEFCDIGGGIWPVGIGHPCYGCNEQGVGFTKGIHQLANVENQTPRSQKPDLNNRQGGDVSPTAAGIIGGVAGLVAGVSLMTVRELGRQQRQKREAEARQHDADSHKE, encoded by the coding sequence ATGGCTATGAATAATTCGTTTCTTGACCGTTTGGGTGTGAGTCGTCGTGATTTTATGAAGCTGTGTACGGGTCTGGCGGCCAGTATGGGGCTGTCGGCAAATGCCGCTACTAAAATTGCCGCGGCGGTCTCTGACCCTGCACGTCCTCCCGTTATTTGGATTGGCGCACAAGAGTGTACCGGTTGTACGGAGTCGCTGCTGCGTGCCACGCACCCGACACTGGAAAACCTGCTGCTGGATACCATTTCGTTGGAGTATCACGAGGTATTGTCGGCGGCTTTCGGCCATCAGGTGGAAGAAAACAAACACCACGCGATGGAGAAATACAAAGGCCGTTATGTGCTGGTGGTCGATGGCTCGATTCCACTGAAAGATGATGGTGTGTACTGCATGGTGGCGGGTAAGCCGATTGTGCAGCATATCCGTGAGGCTGCGGAAAATGCCGCGGCAGTGATCGCCATTGGCTCGTGTGCCTCATGGGGCGGGGTGCCTGTCACCGGCGGCAACCCAACCGGCGCAGTGAGCCTGTCTGAGGCGCTGGGTGGCAAGCCAGTGATTAATATTCCGGGCTGCCCACCGAATCCGCAGAACTTCTTGGCCACGGTGGTACACCTGATCACCTTCAACTCGGCACCGAAGTTGGATGCGGAAGGTCGACCAACGTTTGCCTATGGCCGTTTGATCCACGAACACTGCGAGCGTCGTCCACACTTTGATGCTGGCCGTTTTGCCAAAGAGTTTGGCGACGAAGGCCATCGTAATGGCTGGTGCTTGTATCACCTTGGCTGTAAAGGTCCAGAAACCTACGGTAATTGCTCGACGTTGGAGTTTTGTGACATCGGCGGCGGTATCTGGCCGGTCGGTATTGGTCACCCTTGCTACGGCTGTAATGAGCAGGGAGTGGGCTTTACCAAAGGCATTCACCAACTGGCAAACGTGGAAAACCAGACTCCGCGTTCACAAAAACCGGATCTGAATAACCGCCAAGGTGGGGATGTTTCACCAACGGCGGCGGGGATCATCGGTGGCGTGGCCGGTTTGGTCGCGGGTGTTAGTTTGATGACTGTGCGTGAGCTGGGTCGCCAGCAGCGACAAAAACGCGAAGCAGAAGCGCGGCAGCACGACGCAGACTCACACAAGGAGTGA
- a CDS encoding YbhB/YbcL family Raf kinase inhibitor-like protein — MSVHSSAFTLSSPDFEDGDYIHLRHVMTGEPYQGDNLSPALQWDHVPEGTQSFAVTVYDPDAPTGSGWWHWLVFNLPADTRGLPRGVLSDGTRLPAGAVQSITDFGVPGYGGPRPPKGHGAHRYQFTVFALKVPTLDLPADTMPAKVGFMLNANALGTAKITALFRG, encoded by the coding sequence ATGTCTGTACACTCCTCAGCCTTTACTTTGTCCAGTCCTGATTTTGAGGATGGCGACTATATCCACTTACGTCATGTCATGACCGGTGAGCCCTATCAGGGAGACAACCTGTCGCCAGCGCTGCAATGGGATCATGTCCCTGAAGGCACGCAGAGCTTTGCCGTCACTGTGTATGACCCCGATGCGCCAACCGGCAGTGGGTGGTGGCACTGGTTAGTCTTCAACTTACCGGCAGATACCCGCGGTTTGCCGCGTGGCGTTCTATCTGATGGCACACGGTTACCGGCCGGCGCGGTACAAAGTATCACTGACTTCGGTGTGCCGGGTTACGGCGGCCCACGTCCACCCAAAGGCCACGGTGCGCATCGCTATCAATTTACTGTTTTCGCACTCAAAGTACCGACTCTGGATTTGCCAGCAGACACAATGCCAGCTAAAGTCGGCTTTATGCTCAATGCCAATGCACTGGGTACAGCCAAGATTACCGCCCTGTTCCGGGGCTAA
- a CDS encoding YfdX family protein codes for MKHLLSAVALSVALISGGAVAAEQPATATVAATQQQQKDLLQVAQQGYNAMMNVQHARAALFNGQPDQAQKLAKEAQKLLSSDSTDWSKFVKANKTAPLAGDNYVIINASMSVAEDFISTPAKQKAISQANEKIKAGDRQGALETLRLAGIGIVENQALMPLKQTQQNVAKALDLMKHSKYYEANLALKAAEDGIIIDSESVIGTPAAAPAAAAHAATPAAAK; via the coding sequence ATGAAACATCTTTTATCTGCTGTAGCCCTGTCTGTTGCTCTGATCTCTGGTGGCGCTGTTGCCGCTGAACAACCTGCCACCGCCACTGTTGCTGCAACCCAACAGCAGCAAAAAGATCTGCTGCAAGTGGCTCAGCAAGGTTATAACGCCATGATGAACGTTCAGCATGCACGTGCTGCACTGTTCAACGGCCAACCAGATCAAGCACAAAAATTAGCGAAGGAAGCGCAAAAACTGCTTTCTTCCGACAGCACTGACTGGAGCAAGTTTGTTAAAGCAAACAAAACCGCCCCACTGGCCGGTGATAACTATGTGATCATCAATGCCAGCATGTCAGTGGCAGAAGATTTCATCTCAACCCCAGCTAAACAAAAAGCCATCAGCCAAGCTAACGAAAAAATCAAAGCAGGTGATCGCCAAGGCGCGTTGGAAACTCTGCGTTTAGCCGGTATCGGCATTGTGGAAAACCAAGCGCTGATGCCACTGAAACAAACTCAGCAAAACGTAGCCAAAGCGCTGGATCTGATGAAGCACAGCAAATACTACGAAGCGAACTTGGCTCTGAAAGCTGCTGAAGATGGCATCATTATCGATTCTGAAAGTGTCATCGGTACCCCAGCCGCCGCGCCTGCAGCAGCTGCGCACGCAGCAACACCGGCAGCCGCGAAATAA
- the ppiC gene encoding peptidylprolyl isomerase PpiC: MANKAAAIHILVKTEKECLALKKKLDDGADFGKLARQFSTCPSGKRGGDLGEFARGQMVKAFDKAVFSAPLLQVVGPIKTQFGYHLIKVLYKS; encoded by the coding sequence ATGGCAAATAAAGCCGCAGCAATACATATTCTGGTGAAAACAGAAAAAGAGTGTCTGGCACTGAAGAAAAAGCTCGATGATGGTGCGGATTTTGGCAAGTTGGCCCGCCAGTTTTCGACCTGTCCTTCGGGTAAACGCGGTGGCGATTTAGGCGAGTTCGCGCGTGGGCAGATGGTTAAAGCTTTTGATAAAGCGGTGTTCTCCGCGCCATTGCTACAAGTAGTCGGCCCAATCAAAACCCAATTTGGCTACCACTTGATCAAGGTGTTGTATAAGAGCTAA
- a CDS encoding YcgJ family protein, producing the protein MNPFLLVICVCMVLSVPVQGALLAYKTWVYSPVDGVVCDKGLGKCYNAAGFSPELTAQFFDVERERLAPQATESATVYLSNQVTCHFSAQYCESEIVGKGEYYQAVLFSSSHL; encoded by the coding sequence ATGAATCCATTTTTGTTAGTCATTTGTGTGTGTATGGTGCTTAGCGTACCTGTACAAGGGGCGCTGCTGGCTTATAAAACATGGGTTTATTCGCCGGTAGACGGCGTGGTGTGCGATAAAGGCTTGGGCAAGTGTTATAACGCCGCAGGTTTTTCCCCTGAGTTGACTGCGCAGTTTTTCGATGTTGAGCGCGAGCGCTTAGCGCCACAGGCAACCGAAAGCGCTACGGTGTATTTGAGTAATCAGGTTACCTGCCATTTTTCCGCGCAATATTGCGAATCTGAGATCGTAGGTAAAGGGGAGTATTACCAAGCTGTGTTGTTTTCCTCATCGCATCTTTAG
- a CDS encoding methyl-accepting chemotaxis protein, with protein MIDLSIKKKLLLSFSVLCLLMSLTGLYSLSKIKQLHGNIDLLSNTSIPVIIHANDINKQATDSRRYILALFAKRDSVDQLDKYAQMLSETQKEMTTLLSKYESRFKSPQEQQIITKIRALWTQYCEENEQVQRYIKSGALDLAMQSLNTGSAIYDQLNQQTQALTNLSLNNAARAESESNTAFSAAQIGIITCLIVSAIFVFILASLLTKSITKPLFMILEQARQIADGNLARSQFCEYIESGKLSRDELGELGISIQKMKEGLHALVSDIMTSTSQVSSAVEQVNAIAQHSADGMQIQQNEITQLATAMNEMQATVQDVSMNTTHAATAANDATRQSISGNQIVHEAVQNIQEVSQQIEHASQIVQQLEQDSASISVVLDVIRNIADQTNLLALNAAIEAARAGEQGRGFAVVADEVRTLAQKTQDSTTQINQIIESLQKRATEAGQAMQSSCQQAYVCVEHATRAGESIQEINAEISKISDMSSQIATATEEQSAVANELNKNIVNINTASTEVAEGAVQTVQACVSLAQLAQQLNLMTEKFKL; from the coding sequence ATGATTGATTTATCGATAAAGAAAAAACTGCTGCTCTCTTTTTCTGTGTTATGCCTGCTAATGAGTTTAACTGGCTTATACTCACTCTCTAAGATCAAGCAACTTCATGGCAACATTGACCTGCTGTCCAACACCTCAATCCCCGTAATTATTCATGCGAATGATATAAATAAACAAGCGACTGACAGCCGCCGCTATATTCTTGCCCTCTTCGCTAAGCGTGACAGTGTGGACCAACTGGACAAATACGCCCAGATGCTGTCAGAAACGCAGAAAGAGATGACCACTCTGCTGTCAAAATACGAATCCCGCTTTAAATCCCCGCAAGAGCAGCAAATTATCACCAAGATCCGCGCACTGTGGACGCAATATTGCGAGGAAAACGAGCAAGTCCAGCGCTACATCAAAAGCGGCGCGCTTGATTTAGCAATGCAAAGCCTCAATACCGGCTCGGCTATCTATGATCAGCTTAATCAGCAAACGCAAGCACTCACCAATCTAAGCCTGAATAATGCCGCTCGCGCTGAAAGTGAATCCAATACGGCATTTTCCGCGGCACAAATTGGGATTATTACTTGCCTGATTGTGTCGGCTATTTTTGTGTTTATTTTGGCCAGCCTGCTGACCAAGAGCATCACCAAACCGCTGTTCATGATTTTGGAGCAAGCACGGCAAATTGCTGACGGCAACCTCGCCCGCTCACAATTTTGTGAATACATTGAGTCCGGTAAATTATCCCGTGATGAGCTGGGCGAGCTGGGTATCTCGATTCAAAAAATGAAAGAAGGTTTGCATGCGCTGGTGAGTGACATCATGACCTCGACATCGCAAGTCAGCAGTGCCGTTGAACAGGTGAATGCCATTGCCCAGCACTCTGCCGATGGCATGCAAATCCAGCAAAACGAAATTACCCAGTTGGCGACGGCAATGAATGAAATGCAAGCCACCGTGCAAGATGTATCCATGAATACTACGCACGCCGCAACCGCCGCCAATGATGCGACTCGACAGTCCATTTCGGGTAATCAGATTGTGCACGAGGCGGTGCAGAATATTCAGGAAGTCTCACAGCAAATAGAGCATGCTAGCCAGATTGTGCAGCAGCTGGAACAAGACAGCGCCAGTATCAGCGTGGTACTGGACGTGATCCGCAATATCGCCGACCAAACCAACCTGTTGGCACTGAACGCGGCCATCGAAGCGGCACGAGCTGGTGAACAAGGACGTGGCTTTGCTGTGGTCGCCGACGAAGTGCGGACTTTAGCGCAGAAAACACAAGATTCGACGACCCAAATCAATCAGATCATCGAATCATTGCAAAAGCGGGCAACCGAAGCAGGTCAAGCAATGCAGTCCAGCTGCCAGCAAGCCTATGTGTGTGTGGAGCACGCCACCCGTGCCGGAGAGTCTATTCAAGAGATTAACGCCGAAATCAGCAAGATCTCTGATATGAGCTCGCAAATTGCGACCGCCACCGAAGAGCAATCGGCCGTGGCCAATGAGCTGAATAAGAATATTGTTAACATCAACACGGCATCAACTGAGGTCGCCGAAGGTGCGGTACAAACCGTGCAGGCTTGCGTGAGCCTGGCGCAGCTGGCGCAACAGCTCAATTTGATGACGGAGAAGTTTAAGCTGTAA